Proteins from a single region of Amorphus orientalis:
- a CDS encoding glycosyltransferase family 2 protein, which produces MAAFYVVVPVLNEEDNIERFFTGLRHIATGIPAGTTMCVVLVDDGSTDATVSRAETHAGDLELHVLKHEVNRGPGAAFGTAFEFLAGRLSDDDYVLTIEGDNTSRYELVDKMLRRQTEEDYDAVFASPYMYGGGVMNTSSFRRFLSHMSNAFVKEILQIHGLLTVSSFFRLYRGRILLRLQGVYGPRILQRTGFESMLELTLKMMYLGATISEVAMVLDTSQRAGKSKMKIARTIRGYFGVGLQKGKWASVATSHGYRH; this is translated from the coding sequence ATGGCCGCATTCTATGTCGTCGTTCCGGTCCTCAACGAAGAGGACAACATCGAGCGCTTCTTCACGGGGCTGCGCCATATTGCGACGGGCATCCCGGCCGGGACCACCATGTGCGTGGTCCTGGTCGATGACGGCTCGACGGATGCGACGGTGAGCCGGGCCGAGACCCACGCGGGCGACCTCGAACTGCACGTGCTGAAGCACGAGGTGAACCGCGGCCCCGGCGCTGCGTTCGGGACCGCCTTCGAGTTTCTGGCCGGCCGGCTTTCCGACGACGACTACGTGCTGACCATCGAGGGCGACAATACCTCGCGCTACGAACTGGTCGACAAGATGCTCAGGCGGCAGACCGAAGAGGATTACGACGCGGTCTTCGCGAGCCCGTACATGTACGGCGGCGGCGTCATGAACACCTCCTCCTTCCGGCGGTTTCTCAGCCACATGAGCAACGCCTTCGTGAAGGAGATCCTCCAGATCCATGGTCTGCTGACCGTGTCGAGCTTCTTCCGGCTTTATCGGGGACGCATTCTCCTCCGGCTTCAGGGCGTCTACGGACCCCGCATTCTCCAGCGCACCGGCTTCGAGAGCATGTTGGAGCTGACCCTGAAGATGATGTATCTGGGCGCCACGATCTCCGAGGTCGCCATGGTCCTCGACACGTCACAGCGCGCCGGCAAGAGCAAGATGAAGATAGCGCGGACGATTCGCGGCTATTTCGGCGTCGGCCTGCAGAAGGGAAAATGGGCGTCGGTCGCCACGTCACATGGCTATCGGCACTGA